One segment of Mus caroli chromosome 6, CAROLI_EIJ_v1.1, whole genome shotgun sequence DNA contains the following:
- the Ninj2 gene encoding ninjurin-2 isoform X2 gives MHRHSMRGGNQRIDLNFYATKKSLAESILEVALFMSNAMRLKSVLQQGPFAQYYTTLVTLIIVSLFLQVVISLLLVFIPMLNLNEVENQRHLNKLNNAATILVFITVVINIFITAFGAHNAGSMAARTSSNPI, from the exons ATG cACAGGCACTCCATGCGCGGAGGGAACCAGCGTATCGACCTGAACTTTTATGCCACCAAGAAGAGTTTGGCAGAGAGCATACTGGAAGTGGCGCTCTTTATGTCCAATGCCATGCGGCTGAAATCAGTGCTGCAGCAAGGGCCATTCGCGCAGTACTACACCACCCTCGTCACCCTCATCATTGTCTCTCTGTTCTTGCAAGTGGTCATTAGCCTCCTCCTTGTGTTCATCC CCATGCTGAACCTGAATGAGGTAGAGAACCAGAGGCATTTAAATAAGCTCAACAATGCTGCCACCATCTTGGTCTTCATAACTGTGGTCATCAATATTTTTATCACTGCTTTCGGAGCACACAATGCAGGCTCCATGGCTGCCAGGACCTCCAGCAATCCTATTTGA
- the Ninj2 gene encoding ninjurin-2 isoform X1, protein MESDRETIXLQHRHSMRGGNQRIDLNFYATKKSLAESILEVALFMSNAMRLKSVLQQGPFAQYYTTLVTLIIVSLFLQVVISLLLVFIPMLNLNEVENQRHLNKLNNAATILVFITVVINIFITAFGAHNAGSMAARTSSNPI, encoded by the exons cACAGGCACTCCATGCGCGGAGGGAACCAGCGTATCGACCTGAACTTTTATGCCACCAAGAAGAGTTTGGCAGAGAGCATACTGGAAGTGGCGCTCTTTATGTCCAATGCCATGCGGCTGAAATCAGTGCTGCAGCAAGGGCCATTCGCGCAGTACTACACCACCCTCGTCACCCTCATCATTGTCTCTCTGTTCTTGCAAGTGGTCATTAGCCTCCTCCTTGTGTTCATCC CCATGCTGAACCTGAATGAGGTAGAGAACCAGAGGCATTTAAATAAGCTCAACAATGCTGCCACCATCTTGGTCTTCATAACTGTGGTCATCAATATTTTTATCACTGCTTTCGGAGCACACAATGCAGGCTCCATGGCTGCCAGGACCTCCAGCAATCCTATTTGA